The Paracoccus sp. MA DNA segment CCGCGAGCTTTACCGCGAGGTGAACGCCGCCTTCTCGGCGAAATGGCAGGCCGAGGGGCATGCGGCGCCGACCATCGAGACGTCGCATGGCGGCTCGGGCGCGCAGGCGCGCTCGGTGATCGACGGGCTCAAGGCGCAGGTGGTGACGCTGGCGCTGGCCTCGGATATCGACCAGATCGCGTCCCGCGGTCTTCTGCCCGAGGATTGGCAGTCGCGACTGCCGCATAACAGCTCGCCCTATACCTCGACCATCGTCTTCCTGGTGCGCGAGGGCAATCCCAAGGGCATCCAGGACTGGGGCGATCTGGTCAAGGAGGGCGTCGAGGTGATCACGCCGAACCCCAAGACCAGCGGCGGGGCGCGCTGGAATTATCTGGCCGCCTGGGCCTGGGCGCAGAAGAACGGCCAGGACCCCAAGACCTTCGTGGGCGAGCTGTTCAAGCACGTCCCGGTGCTGGACAGCGGCGCGCGCGGCTCGACCACCACCTTCACCCAGCGCGAGATCGGCGACGTGCTGCTGGCCTGGGAAAACGAGGCCTATCTGGCGCTGAACGAGCTGGGCGAGGACCGGTTCGACATCGTCGTGCCCTCGGTCTCGATCCTGGCTGAGCCGCCGGTGGCCATCGTGGACAAGAACATCGCCGATGACGAGCAGAAGGCGCTGGCCGATGCCTATCTGGACTTCCTCTATTCGCCCGAGGGGCAGGCGCTGGCCTTCAAGCACTATTATCGCGCCTGGGACGACAGCGCCGCCAATCCCGAGGACGTGGCGCGCTTCCCCGAGCTGGATCTGGTGACCATCGCCGATTTCGGCGGCTGGAAACAGGCCCAGCCCGAGCATTTCGGCGACGGCGGCACGTTCGACCAGATCTATTCGGGGCAATGACCGATGGCGCTGGCGCTTCGCTTGCAGAAATCCCCCATGCCGGGCTTTGGCCTCGGCATGGGCATTACCCTGGCCATGCTGTCGCTGATCGTCATCCTGCCGGTCGGCGCGCTGCTGGCGCGCGGGATCAGCTACGGACCCGAGGCGGTCTGGGCCACCATCAACACGCCGCGGGTCTGGGCGGCGCTGTATCTGTCCTTCCGGCTGGCCTTCTTTGCCGCGCTGTTCAATCTGGTCTTCGGCACGCTGCTGGCCTGGGTGCTGGCGCGCTATGACTTCCCGGGCCGCCGGCTGGTCGATGCGCTGGTCGATCTGCCCTTCGCCCTGCCGACCGCGGTGGCGGGCATCGCGCTGACCGCGCTTTACGCGCCGAACGGCATCTTCGGCGGCATCGCCCGGGATCTGGGCGGCAAGATCGCCTATACGCAATGGGGCATCCTGATCGCGCTGATCTTCGTCGGCCTGCCCTTCGTCACCCGCACCGTGCAGCCGGTGATCGCCGAGATCGAGCAGGAGGTCGAGGAAGCCTCGGCCACGCTGGGGGCGGGGCGGTTCTACACCCTGCGCCGGGTGATCCTGCCCATGCTGCTGCCCGCGGCGCTGACCGGCTTCGCGCTGTCTCTGGCGCGCGCGGTCGGCGAATACGGCTCGGTCATCTTCATCGCCGGCAACCTGCCGATGAAGACCGAGATCGCGCCGCTGCTGATCGTCATCAAGCTCGAGGAGTTCGACTATGACGGGGCTGCGGCCATCGGCATCGCCATGCTGCTGATTTCCTTCACCATGCTGCTGGCGATCAACCTGATCCAGATCTGGAGCCGGAGGAGGATCGGTCATGTCTGACGGCGCGCTGCACGTTCCCGCCATCGAAAGACCCGCGAAATGGCGCCCGGTGACCGAGGAAAGCCGGGCCGCCCGCATCGTGCTGATCGCGCTGGCGCTGGGCGGGCTGGCCGTCCTGGTCGTGGCGCCGCTGGCCATCGTCTTTGCCGAGGCCCTGGCGCGGGGGGCCGGGCAGGCGCTCGCCTCCCTGGCCCGGCCCGAGGCGACCTCGGCCATCCGGCTGACGCTGATCGTCGCGGCGATCTCGGTGCCGGTGAACGCCGTCTTCGGCATCGCCGCCGCCTGGACGATCACCAAGTTCGACTTTCGCGGCAAGGCTTTCCTGATCACGCTGATCGACCTGCCGTTTTCCATCTCGCCGGTGGTGGCGGGCCTGGCGCTGGTGCTCTTGTTCGGCACCAACAGCCTGATCGGCGGCTGGCTGGTCGCCAGCGGCTTCCCGATCATCTTCGCCCTGCCGGGGATCGTGCTGGCCTCGATCTTCGTCACCTTCCCCTTCGTGGCGCGCGAGCTGATCCCGGTGATGATCGAACAGGGCCGGGCCGAGGAGGAGGCGGCGCTGACGCTGGGCGCCTCGGGCTGGCGCGCCTTCCTGACCGTGACGCTGCCCAACATCAAATGGGCGCTGCTTTACGGCGTGCTGCTGTGCAATGCCCGCGCCATGGGGGAATTCGGCGCCGTGGCCGTGGTCTCGGGCAAGATCCGCGGCCAGACCGCCACCATGCCGATCACCATCGAGATGCTCTACAACGAATATCTCTCGGTCGCGGCCTTCAGCCTGGCCGCGGTGCTGGCGGCTCTGGGGCTGCTGACGCTGGCGCTGAAGACCCTGCTGGAATGGCGCCATGCCGACCAGCTGGCCGCCGGCCGCCGGCACTGAACAATCGAGGTCCATCATGCATATCGAAATCGACGAAATCGCCAAGAGCTTCGGTTCGACGACGGCGCTGCACCCGGTCAGCCTCGCCATCCCCTCGGGGGCGCTGGTGGCGCTTTTGGGGCCCTCCGGCTCGGGCAAGACCACGCTTCTGCGCATCCTGGGCGGGCTGGAATTCCCCACCTCGGGCCGGGTGCTCTTCGACGGGCAGGACGCGACCGGGCTGACGGTGCAGGAGCGCCGCGCCGGATTCGTCTTCCAGAGCTATGCGCTGTTCCGGCACATGACCGTGTTCGAGAATATCGCCTATGGTCTGCGCGCCCGCCCGCGCCGCACCCGCCCGCCGCAGGCCGAGATCGAGCGCCGGGTGACAAAGCTGCTTGAGCTGATCCAGCTGCCGCAGATCGCCAAACGCTTCCCCAGCCAGTTGTCGGGCGGCCAGCGCCAGCGCGTGGCCCTGGCCCGTGCGCTGGCCATCGAGCCGCGCATGCTGCTGCTCGACGAGCCCTTCGGCGCGCTCGACGCCCGGGTGCGCAAGGAGCTGCGCCAGGGGCTGCGCGAGATCCACGACACCACCGGCCTGACCACGGTTTTCGTCACCCATGACCAGGACGAGGCCATGGAGCTTGCCGACCTGGTGGTGGTGATGTCCATGGGCCGGATCGAACAGGTCGGCCGCCCGCAGGACATCCGCGCCCGGCCGGCGACGCCCTTCGTGCGCGAGTTCATCGACGCCTGAGGCGGCCGGGTTCACGAGTGTTCGGGGAACGAAGAAGCCCCCGTCGCGGCATGGCTGCGGCGGGGGCTTTTCGCCGCGCTGCGGCGTGCCTAGATGAGGGCTTTCGGAACCCGTGCAGGAGACATGATGGAACGCCTTCTTGAACGCAGCCTTTTCGCCAGCCGCTGGATGATGGCGCCGATCTATGTCGGATTGGCGCTGTCCCTGCTGATCCTGCTTTGGGTCTTTGCGCTGGAATTCTGGCACCTGGTGCAGATCCTGCCGGTGATGACCGTGAACGACGCGGTGCTGGGCGTGCTGGCGCTGATCGACCTGAGCCTGGCCGCCAACCTGCTGCTGATCGTGATCTTCTCGGGCTACGAGAATTTCGTCAGCCGCATGGACCTGAGCGAGCACGAGGACCGGCCGAACTGGCAGGGCGAGGTGGATTTCTCGGGGCTGAAGCTGAAGCTGGTGGCCTCGATCGTGGCGATCTCGGGCATCCATCTGCTGAAGGTGTTCATGGATGTCAGCAAATATGCCCCCGAACAGATCCGCTGGATGGTGGTGATCCACCTGGTCTTCGTGGTCTCGGGCGTGCTGCTGGCGGCGATGGACTGGATCTCGAACCACGGCAAGACGCTGAAGAAGGCGAAGGCGGCGCAGGGCTGAGCCGTCGCGCCGGTGGCGCGGTCGCATGGGTATTTGGGAAACAGAGAAGGGCAGGGGCGCCGCGTCGGCGGGGCGCCCCTTTCGCGTGCCGCGGATTTTTGGCCGGGCGGGCGGTGCGGACCCTTGCGACTTTGCCCGCCATGGCTATAACCCCGGACGATTTATCAGCCGCCAGCCCGAGGGACCGCCATGCCGAAGAGAACCGATATCAAATCCATCCTGATCATCGGTGCCGGTCCCATCGTCATCGGGCAGGCCTGCGAATTCGACTATTCCGGCGCCCAGGCCTGCAAGGCCCTGCGCGAGGAGGGCTATCGGGTCATCCTGGTGAACTCGAACCCCGCCACGATCATGACCGATCCCGAGATGGCGGATGCGACCTATATCGAGCCCATCACCCCCGAGGTGGTGGAAAAGATCATCGCCAAGGAACGGCCGGACGCGCTTTTGCCGACCATGGGCGGGCAGACCGGGCTGAACACCGCGCTGGCGCTGGCCGATATGGGCGTGCTGAACCGCTATGGCGTCGAGCTGATCGGGGCGCAGCGCGCCGCCATCGAGATGGCCGAGGACCGCAAGCTGTTCCGCGAGGCCATGGACCGCATCGGCCTGGAGAACCCGCGCGCCACCATCGTCGCGGCGCCGAAGCATCCGAACGGCCGCTATGACATCGCGGCCGGGGTTTCGATGGCCATGGAGGCGCTGGAGGAGATCGGCCTGCCCGCCATCATCCGCCCCGCCTTCACCCTGGGCGGCACCGGCGGCGGCGTCGCCTATAACCGCGACGATTACGAGCGCATCGTGCGGTCCGGGCTGGAAGCCTCGCCCGTGGCGCAGGTGCTGGTGGACGAGAGCCTGCTGGGCTGGAAGGAATACGAGATGGAGGTCGTGCGCGACCGCGCCGACAACGCCATCATCGTCTGCTCGATCGAGAACGTCGATCCGATGGGGGTGCATACCGGCGACTCGATCACCGTCGCCCCGGCGCTGACGCTGACCGACCGTGAATATCAGCGCATGCGCAACGGCTCGATCGCCGTGCTGCGCGAGATCGGGGTCGAGACCGGCGGCTCGAACGTGCAATGGGCGATCAACCCCAAGGACGGCCGCATGGTGGTGATCGAGATGAACCCGCGCGTGTCGCGCTCCTCGGCGCTGGCCTCGAAGGCCACCGGCTTCCCCATCGCCAAGATCGCCGCCAAGCTGGCGGTGGGCTATACGCTGGACGAGCTGGACAACGACATCACCAAGGTCACGCCGGCGAGCTTCGAGCCGTCCATCGACTATGTCGTGACCAAGATCCCGCGCTTCGCCTTCGAGAAGTTCCCCGGCTCGAAGCCCGAGCTGACCACGGCGATGAAATCCGTGGGCGAGGTCATGGCCATCGGCCGCAGCTTCCACGAATCGCTGCAAAAGGCGCTGGCCTCGATGGAGAACGGCCTGACCGGCCTTGACGATATCGAGATCCCCGGCGCGCCCGACAAGGCCGCCATCGTCAAGGCGATCAGCGCCCAGACCCCCGACCGGCTGCGGCTGATCGCCCAGGCCATGCGCCACGGGCTCTCCGACGACGAGATCCAGCATGCGACCGCCTTCGATCCCTGGTTCCTGTCCCGCCTGCGCGAGATCGTCGAGGCCGAGGACGCGGTGCGCGCGGGCGGCCTGCCGGCCGACCTGGACGGGCTGCGCCGGCTGAAGATGATGGGCTTTACCGATGCCCGGCTGGCGGCTTTGTCCGGCCAGCCCGAGGCCGAGGTGCGCAAGGCCCGCCGCGCCCATGACCTGCACCCGGTCTTCAAGCGCATCGACACCTGCGCCGCCGAGTTCGAGGCGCAGACCCCCTATATGTATTCGACCTACGAAGCCCCGGCGATGGGCGACGTGGAAAACGAGGCCCGTCCCAGCGACCGCAAGAAGGTTGTGATCCTGGGCGGCGGTCCGAACCGCATCGGCCAGGGCATCGAGTTCGACTATTGCTGCTGCCACGCCTGTTTCGCGCTGACCAAGGCCGGCTACGAGACGATCATGGTCAACTGCAACCCCGAGACCGTGTCCACCGACTACGACACCTCGGACCGGCTGTATTTCGAGCCGCTGACGCTGGAGCATGTGCTGGAGATCCTGCGCATCGAGCAGGAGAACGGCACGCTGCACGGCGTCATCGTCCAGTTCGGCGGCCAGACGCCCTTGAAACTGGCGAACGCGCTGGAGGAGGAGGGCATCCCGATCCTCGGCACCACCCCCGACGCCATCGACCTGGCCGAGGACCGCGAGCGCTTCCAGAAGCTGCTCAACGACCTGGGCCTGAAACAGCCCGTCAACGGCATCGCCCATAGCGACGCCGAGGCCATCGAGATCGCGCAGCGCATCGGCTTCCCGCTGGTCATCCGCCCGTCCTACGTGCTTGGCGGCCGCGCGATGGAGATCGTGCGCGACATGGATCAGCTCAACCGCTACATCCGCGAGGCGGTGCAGGTCTCGGGCGACAGCCCGGTGCTGCTCGACAGCTACCTTTCGGGCGCCATCGAGGTCGACGTGGACGCGCTTTCCGACGGCAAGACCGTGCATGTCGCCGGCATCATGGAGCATATCGAGGAGGCCGGCGTGCATTCCGGCGACTCGGCCTGCTCGCTGCCGCCGCATACGCTGGATGCCGAGACCATCGCGGAACTCAAGACCCAGACCGAGGCGATGGCCAAGGCGCTGAACGTCGTCGGGCTGATGAACGTGCAATTCGCGCTGAAGGATGGCGCGATCTATGTGCTTGAGGTGAACCCGCGCGCCAGCCGCACCGTGCCCTTCGTCGCCAAGGCCACCGACAGCGCCATCGCCTCGATCGCCGCCCGGCTGATGGCCGGCGAGCCGATGGCGAACTTCCCGACCCGTCCGGCCTATCCGGCGGGCGTCGGCCCAGACGACCCGCTGCCCTTCGCCGATCCGCTGACGCTCGCCGACCCGAACACGCCCTGGTTCTCGGTCAAGGAGGCGGTGCTGCCCTTCGCCCGCTTCCCCGGCGTCGACACGCTGCTGGGGCCGGAAATGCGCTCGACCGGCGAGGTGATGGGCTGGGACCGCACCTTCGCCCGCGCCTTCCTCAAGGCGCAGATGGGGGCGGGGACGCAACTGCCCTCCGAGGGCCTGGTCTTCGTTTCGGTCCGCGACGCCGACAAGACCGCCGAGCTGGCCGAGGCGGCGCGAGAGCTGACCGCCATGGGCTTCAAGCTGGTCGCCACCCGCGGCACCGCCGAATTCCTGCGCGGCGCCGGCGTCGAGACCGAGCTGGTGAACAAGGTCTATGAAGGCCGCCCAAACATTGTCGACCGGCTGAAGAACGGCGAGATCGCCATGGTGCTGAACACCACCGAAGGCGCCCAGGCCATCGCCGATTCGCGCGAGATCCGCGCCGTGGCGCTGAACGACAAGATCCCCTATTACACCACGGCGGCAGGCAGCATCGCGGCGGTGGCGGCGATCCGGTCGCGCGGCGAAGGCGAGGTCGGGGTCAGAAGCCTGCAGGCCTGAACCACCTGCGACGCCGATGCGAATGGCCGCGCCGGGAAGGGCGCGGCCATCGTCCTTGCGCCGGCGCGCGGCAGGAAAAAGGGGTGCGGTCCCGGCGGACCGCACCCCTCGCCGGCCGCCTGCGCTGGGGGAGGGGCGCAGGGGATCTCGACTTCAAAGCAGGAAGTCAGCTGCGACATACTGCCCGGCCGTGGTCGCGCCGTCGGCGATGCGGATGATCAGCTCGGCATCCGCGTCATTGTCGACATTGGCCCTGAGCCAGGTCTCGGTGCCGTTGTTCGTAAGCCATACCGTTCCCGCGCCTCCCGCGGTTGTTCCATTGAATACAAAGGCTTGGTTTCCGGCCACCAGCGCATTCGCGTCGATGCCCGAAAGGTCTATCCGGTCGCCGGCCGCAAGGCCCGCGCCGTCGAAACCATTGATGACGTCGATGCCCGCCGCCGCGTTCGAATGGTTCAGCGCGCCGAAGCGGAAGGTGTCGGCCCCGCCGCCGCCGTTGAGCGAATCCGCGCCTATCCCGCCGATCAGCGTGTCGCTGCCGGCGGCGCCCTGCAGCGTGTCATTGCCCTCGTAGCCGAAGAGCAGGTCGTTGCCGGCCCCGGCATTCATCAGGTTCGCGCCCGCCGTCCCATAGAGCGAATCATTGCCGCCCGCGGTCATCACGTTCTCGAAGTTGACGAAGCTTTCGCCGGCGAAATTGGTCGCGCCGCTGCCCAGGTTGACGAGATAGGCCCCGGTGAAGCTGCGGGCATCCAGCATGTCGATGCCGGCCCCGCCGTTCAGGGTCTCGTTCGAACCCAGCCCGGCCAGGATGGTGTCGTTGCCCGCCTCGCCGGCGTAGAAGCCTGCGCCGCTCGAGACCAGCCGGTCGTTGCCGGCGCCGCCATAAAGCGTGCCTGTGCCCGAACTCGCCTCCAGCGTGTCATTGCCGGCGCCGCCGTAGATCAGATCGTTTCCGGCGCCGCCGGTCAGCAGGTCGTTGCCCGCGCCGCCGTAAAGCACGTCATTGCCGCCAAGCCCGCTGATGACGTCATTGCCGCCATTGCCCTGGATCGTGTTCGCCGCCGCCGTGCCCGAGAGCGTGTCGTTGCCGGAACCCGAAGAGAGGTTCTCGAAATTGACGAAGCTTTCGCCGCTGTAATTCGTGGCGCCGGTCGCCATGTTGATGGCATAGGCCCCGCTCCAGGCGGCGGTGTTCAGCCAGTCGACACCGGCCCCGCCGTCCAGGGTCTCGCCCCCGCCATTGCCGGCATAAATATAGTCATTGCCGGCCTCGCCGAAATACTGGCCATAGCCGCTGGAGACGATGGTGTCGCTATCCGCGCCGCCCCGGACCGTATCCGTGCCGGTGCCCGCGTTCAGGTAATCGTTCCCGGCGCCGCCGGACA contains these protein-coding regions:
- a CDS encoding sulfate ABC transporter substrate-binding protein, yielding MIRTIRVTDSQLAHGRVIRRHLDGRITVEDGTKRMTGYPLNPGFWGRCLGLSMRGVMAVAATVAGLGLAGQVHADNTLLNVSYDPTRELYREVNAAFSAKWQAEGHAAPTIETSHGGSGAQARSVIDGLKAQVVTLALASDIDQIASRGLLPEDWQSRLPHNSSPYTSTIVFLVREGNPKGIQDWGDLVKEGVEVITPNPKTSGGARWNYLAAWAWAQKNGQDPKTFVGELFKHVPVLDSGARGSTTTFTQREIGDVLLAWENEAYLALNELGEDRFDIVVPSVSILAEPPVAIVDKNIADDEQKALADAYLDFLYSPEGQALAFKHYYRAWDDSAANPEDVARFPELDLVTIADFGGWKQAQPEHFGDGGTFDQIYSGQ
- the cysT gene encoding sulfate ABC transporter permease subunit CysT — translated: MALALRLQKSPMPGFGLGMGITLAMLSLIVILPVGALLARGISYGPEAVWATINTPRVWAALYLSFRLAFFAALFNLVFGTLLAWVLARYDFPGRRLVDALVDLPFALPTAVAGIALTALYAPNGIFGGIARDLGGKIAYTQWGILIALIFVGLPFVTRTVQPVIAEIEQEVEEASATLGAGRFYTLRRVILPMLLPAALTGFALSLARAVGEYGSVIFIAGNLPMKTEIAPLLIVIKLEEFDYDGAAAIGIAMLLISFTMLLAINLIQIWSRRRIGHV
- the cysW gene encoding sulfate ABC transporter permease subunit CysW encodes the protein MSDGALHVPAIERPAKWRPVTEESRAARIVLIALALGGLAVLVVAPLAIVFAEALARGAGQALASLARPEATSAIRLTLIVAAISVPVNAVFGIAAAWTITKFDFRGKAFLITLIDLPFSISPVVAGLALVLLFGTNSLIGGWLVASGFPIIFALPGIVLASIFVTFPFVARELIPVMIEQGRAEEEAALTLGASGWRAFLTVTLPNIKWALLYGVLLCNARAMGEFGAVAVVSGKIRGQTATMPITIEMLYNEYLSVAAFSLAAVLAALGLLTLALKTLLEWRHADQLAAGRRH
- a CDS encoding sulfate/molybdate ABC transporter ATP-binding protein yields the protein MHIEIDEIAKSFGSTTALHPVSLAIPSGALVALLGPSGSGKTTLLRILGGLEFPTSGRVLFDGQDATGLTVQERRAGFVFQSYALFRHMTVFENIAYGLRARPRRTRPPQAEIERRVTKLLELIQLPQIAKRFPSQLSGGQRQRVALARALAIEPRMLLLDEPFGALDARVRKELRQGLREIHDTTGLTTVFVTHDQDEAMELADLVVVMSMGRIEQVGRPQDIRARPATPFVREFIDA
- a CDS encoding TIGR00645 family protein — translated: MERLLERSLFASRWMMAPIYVGLALSLLILLWVFALEFWHLVQILPVMTVNDAVLGVLALIDLSLAANLLLIVIFSGYENFVSRMDLSEHEDRPNWQGEVDFSGLKLKLVASIVAISGIHLLKVFMDVSKYAPEQIRWMVVIHLVFVVSGVLLAAMDWISNHGKTLKKAKAAQG
- the carB gene encoding carbamoyl-phosphate synthase large subunit codes for the protein MPKRTDIKSILIIGAGPIVIGQACEFDYSGAQACKALREEGYRVILVNSNPATIMTDPEMADATYIEPITPEVVEKIIAKERPDALLPTMGGQTGLNTALALADMGVLNRYGVELIGAQRAAIEMAEDRKLFREAMDRIGLENPRATIVAAPKHPNGRYDIAAGVSMAMEALEEIGLPAIIRPAFTLGGTGGGVAYNRDDYERIVRSGLEASPVAQVLVDESLLGWKEYEMEVVRDRADNAIIVCSIENVDPMGVHTGDSITVAPALTLTDREYQRMRNGSIAVLREIGVETGGSNVQWAINPKDGRMVVIEMNPRVSRSSALASKATGFPIAKIAAKLAVGYTLDELDNDITKVTPASFEPSIDYVVTKIPRFAFEKFPGSKPELTTAMKSVGEVMAIGRSFHESLQKALASMENGLTGLDDIEIPGAPDKAAIVKAISAQTPDRLRLIAQAMRHGLSDDEIQHATAFDPWFLSRLREIVEAEDAVRAGGLPADLDGLRRLKMMGFTDARLAALSGQPEAEVRKARRAHDLHPVFKRIDTCAAEFEAQTPYMYSTYEAPAMGDVENEARPSDRKKVVILGGGPNRIGQGIEFDYCCCHACFALTKAGYETIMVNCNPETVSTDYDTSDRLYFEPLTLEHVLEILRIEQENGTLHGVIVQFGGQTPLKLANALEEEGIPILGTTPDAIDLAEDRERFQKLLNDLGLKQPVNGIAHSDAEAIEIAQRIGFPLVIRPSYVLGGRAMEIVRDMDQLNRYIREAVQVSGDSPVLLDSYLSGAIEVDVDALSDGKTVHVAGIMEHIEEAGVHSGDSACSLPPHTLDAETIAELKTQTEAMAKALNVVGLMNVQFALKDGAIYVLEVNPRASRTVPFVAKATDSAIASIAARLMAGEPMANFPTRPAYPAGVGPDDPLPFADPLTLADPNTPWFSVKEAVLPFARFPGVDTLLGPEMRSTGEVMGWDRTFARAFLKAQMGAGTQLPSEGLVFVSVRDADKTAELAEAARELTAMGFKLVATRGTAEFLRGAGVETELVNKVYEGRPNIVDRLKNGEIAMVLNTTEGAQAIADSREIRAVALNDKIPYYTTAAGSIAAVAAIRSRGEGEVGVRSLQA